The DNA region TGCGCGCTTGCCAAGTGAAAATCGCGCCGTCACGGTTCGTCGCCTTAAGCGACCGGTATCGGCAATAAGGGATTCACCTGCCGCGCTGCCTGTGCAACAACAAGGGCATGGGAGATTCTTTGCGTTCATCCGTCCTATCGTTGTTGCTGGGTCTGACTGCCGTCACCGGGGGCAGCGTCGCCGTCGCGCCCGCACAGGCGCAGGACAGTGCGGACTTCCGCGCCTATCTGGAAAGTCTGCGGCCCAAGGCGCGGGCGATGGGCATAGGCGACGCAACGCTGGACAGTGTCTATCCCACGCTGACGCCCAATCCGCGCGTCGTGCAACTGGACCAGAGCCAGCCGGGCGGCGGCGCCTATTCGCCGATCCCCAATTTCGAACCCTATCGGCGCCAGCATGTCGATGCGGCGCGTATCAGCCGGGGTCGGATCGCCTATCAGGCGAACCGCGCGCGGCTGGCACGGATCGAAGCGGAAACCGGCGTGCCGGAGGAAATCATGGTCGCGATCTACGGCCATGAAACCAATTATGGCAGCTATACTGGCGATTTCGATCTGATCCGGTCGCTCGCGACGCTGGCACATGAAGGACGCCGGCGGGCGCTGTTCGAGCCGGAACTGCTCGCCACGCTCAAGATGCTGGACAATGGCGTGCCGCGCAGCCGCCTGGTCGGCAGTTGGGCCGGGGCGACCGGCTATCCGCAATTCCTGCCGTCGGTCTATCTGCGCATCG from Sphingobium sp. HWE2-09 includes:
- a CDS encoding lytic murein transglycosylase translates to MGDSLRSSVLSLLLGLTAVTGGSVAVAPAQAQDSADFRAYLESLRPKARAMGIGDATLDSVYPTLTPNPRVVQLDQSQPGGGAYSPIPNFEPYRRQHVDAARISRGRIAYQANRARLARIEAETGVPEEIMVAIYGHETNYGSYTGDFDLIRSLATLAHEGRRRALFEPELLATLKMLDNGVPRSRLVGSWAGATGYPQFLPSVYLRIAKDGDGDGKADIWTSEADALASIANYFVQSGWRKGQPWGVAVNVPASFNRAAVVAKTDPARCPRVFNRHSRWLTMAEWRKLGLFPASGVWPADGILATLLEPDGPGKTAYLLTGNYRAILDYNCSNFYALSVGLLADAVKQ